A single genomic interval of Nostoc commune NIES-4072 harbors:
- a CDS encoding ABC transporter ATP-binding protein produces the protein MAKLELTNLNKTYNPKVVPVKDISLTVDNHEFLTLLGPSGCGKSTVLRMIAGLEEPTRGQIKIGEVDVTYKRAADRNIAMVFQSYALYPHMTVYENLASGLKLKKVPPTEIKQRVAEVAEVLGLAELMNRKPGQMSGGQRQRVAVGRALVRNADVYLLDEPLSNLDALLRERVRADIKQIFAAQKVPVVYVTHDQTEAMTLSTKVALLNDGYVQQLDPPDRIYNHPANLFVAGFVGSPQMNLLTLPCRGQYAIAGNFQILLPDIPTVPPQIVLGIRPEDVRIAQPGDTQTIQGKVFLVENLGMHYLVSVKIEDSQTGAITVRALLPTDQNWSGEDITLALPPEDIHWFDVQSGHALVKRQMLY, from the coding sequence ATGGCTAAACTCGAACTCACAAACTTAAACAAAACCTATAATCCTAAAGTTGTCCCTGTTAAAGACATTAGTTTGACTGTAGATAACCATGAATTTCTCACTTTACTTGGCCCTTCTGGCTGTGGCAAATCTACCGTCCTACGCATGATTGCGGGTCTTGAAGAACCGACTCGTGGTCAAATTAAGATTGGGGAGGTGGATGTCACTTATAAGCGAGCAGCCGATCGCAACATTGCAATGGTATTTCAAAGCTATGCACTCTATCCCCACATGACGGTGTACGAAAACCTCGCTTCTGGACTCAAGCTGAAAAAAGTACCACCTACAGAAATTAAACAGCGAGTCGCAGAAGTGGCAGAAGTTTTAGGATTAGCAGAGTTAATGAACCGCAAGCCTGGCCAAATGTCTGGAGGTCAACGCCAGAGGGTTGCTGTCGGTCGTGCTTTGGTGCGTAATGCTGATGTGTACCTGCTAGATGAACCTTTAAGTAACCTGGATGCACTACTGCGCGAAAGAGTCCGAGCCGATATCAAGCAAATTTTTGCAGCACAAAAAGTGCCAGTTGTCTACGTTACCCACGACCAAACCGAAGCGATGACACTCTCTACAAAAGTTGCATTGCTCAACGATGGCTATGTTCAGCAACTTGATCCACCTGACCGCATCTATAACCATCCCGCTAATCTATTTGTGGCTGGATTTGTTGGTAGTCCACAAATGAATTTGCTGACTTTACCTTGTAGGGGACAATATGCGATCGCAGGTAACTTCCAAATACTTCTCCCCGATATCCCAACAGTACCACCGCAGATTGTTTTGGGAATCCGCCCAGAAGATGTTCGCATTGCTCAACCAGGTGATACCCAGACTATCCAAGGGAAAGTGTTTTTAGTGGAAAACTTGGGTATGCACTATTTGGTTAGTGTCAAGATTGAAGATTCACAAACCGGAGCGATTACGGTACGGGCTTTGTTGCCAACAGACCAAAATTGGAGTGGCGAAGATATTACACTAGCATTGCCCCCTGAGGATATTCACTGGTTTGATGTTCAATCTGGCCATGCTCTTGTTAAAAGACAAATGTTGTATTGA
- a CDS encoding carbohydrate ABC transporter permease: MSVTPQAVPTTPKPKGESKFSLKKILLPIIVVLVVLFSLSPALWQLLTSFKVNEDIAAVPTVYFPTRFTFNHYIELFTRRPFWRYIFNSAFVSITSTAVSLAIGAPAAYALARLRPWGERAILASVLIVTLFPGILLFLGLLEIIQALRLGNNYLALIIPYTAINLPLTILVLRSFFQQLPKDLEDSARVDGYNTFQLLWQIVLPMTLPALVTTGILTFIFAWNEFIFALTFMTREELKTIPVAAAQLGGATIYEIPYGPIAAATVVGTLPLILLVLFFQRRIVQGLTAGAVKG; the protein is encoded by the coding sequence ATGAGTGTAACTCCCCAAGCAGTTCCAACGACTCCAAAACCAAAAGGGGAAAGCAAGTTTTCTCTGAAAAAAATCTTGCTGCCCATAATAGTTGTATTAGTAGTGCTATTCAGCTTATCCCCAGCTTTATGGCAATTACTGACCTCGTTTAAAGTAAATGAGGATATTGCCGCCGTTCCTACTGTTTATTTTCCCACACGATTTACTTTCAATCACTACATTGAGTTATTCACTCGTCGCCCATTTTGGCGCTACATCTTCAACAGTGCCTTTGTATCGATTACTTCCACAGCTGTATCTTTAGCGATCGGCGCACCTGCGGCTTATGCACTGGCACGGTTACGCCCTTGGGGTGAACGAGCTATCCTCGCCAGCGTTCTAATTGTTACCTTATTTCCTGGAATTCTATTGTTCTTAGGACTGTTAGAAATTATCCAAGCGCTGAGATTGGGTAACAATTATCTGGCGCTGATTATACCCTACACTGCCATCAATTTGCCGCTAACAATTTTAGTACTGAGAAGCTTTTTTCAACAATTGCCAAAAGATTTGGAAGATTCTGCTAGGGTCGATGGCTACAACACCTTTCAGTTACTATGGCAAATTGTACTGCCGATGACCCTTCCCGCCTTGGTGACTACTGGAATCCTCACCTTTATTTTTGCTTGGAACGAGTTTATTTTCGCTCTCACATTTATGACCCGTGAAGAGTTGAAGACAATTCCCGTTGCTGCTGCTCAGTTGGGTGGTGCGACAATATATGAAATTCCTTATGGGCCGATCGCTGCTGCAACTGTTGTGGGAACGTTACCTCTGATTTTACTAGTTTTGTTTTTCCAGCGCCGGATTGTCCAAGGTCTTACTGCTGGTGCTGTCAAAGGATAA
- a CDS encoding carbohydrate ABC transporter permease, which produces MTNLNTLRSREQQTAWILLTPALLLLLFVFAYPILRAFWLSVFTRNLGTELQPVFSGLENYVRMAGDGRFWQSLWATTVFTTASVISELLLGLGVALVLNQAFFGRGIVRTIAIIPWALPTSLIGLAWAWIFNDQFGVVNDILRRLGLIGTGINWLGDPVLAMIAVVFADVWKTTPFISILLLAGLQSISQDLYEAYSVDGATAWQSFRNITLPLLLPQILIAVLFRFAQAFGIFDLIAVMTGGGPGGATEVVSLYIYSTVMRYLDFGYGAALVVVTFLILIAAVAIASFLLNRYRAKTSGAI; this is translated from the coding sequence ATGACAAATTTAAATACACTCAGAAGTCGAGAACAACAGACAGCATGGATATTACTAACACCCGCATTGCTGCTGCTGTTGTTTGTATTTGCCTACCCAATTTTACGAGCATTTTGGTTAAGCGTATTTACTAGAAATTTGGGAACAGAGCTACAACCTGTATTCTCTGGTTTGGAAAATTATGTGCGGATGGCGGGGGATGGTCGTTTTTGGCAGAGTTTGTGGGCGACAACGGTATTCACAACAGCATCAGTAATCTCAGAACTACTGCTAGGACTGGGGGTTGCGCTAGTTCTGAACCAGGCGTTTTTTGGACGGGGCATAGTGCGTACGATCGCCATTATCCCTTGGGCTTTGCCTACTTCTCTGATTGGTCTGGCGTGGGCTTGGATTTTTAACGATCAGTTTGGGGTTGTGAACGATATTCTGCGGCGGTTGGGGCTGATTGGGACTGGGATTAACTGGTTAGGAGATCCGGTGCTGGCAATGATAGCAGTGGTTTTTGCAGATGTTTGGAAAACTACGCCCTTTATCAGCATTCTGTTGTTAGCTGGGTTGCAATCGATATCACAAGACCTCTATGAAGCTTACTCGGTTGATGGGGCAACTGCTTGGCAAAGCTTCCGCAATATTACCCTGCCACTGCTGCTGCCACAAATCTTAATTGCAGTGCTATTTCGGTTTGCTCAAGCTTTTGGGATTTTCGACTTGATTGCTGTGATGACTGGGGGTGGCCCTGGTGGCGCTACGGAAGTGGTGTCATTGTATATTTATTCTACGGTGATGCGCTACTTGGATTTTGGTTATGGAGCAGCCCTGGTAGTAGTGACATTTTTAATATTAATTGCTGCGGTGGCGATCGCTAGTTTCTTGCTTAACAGATACCGTGCCAAAACATCAGGAGCCATTTAA
- a CDS encoding two-partner secretion domain-containing protein: MSASWHLGYWGRVLGIAMSVSALSGKCAIAQITPDTTLPINSNVSSDGNTFNITGGTQAGTNLFHSFKEFSVPAGNTAFFNNGTDIQNIISRVTGSSRSNIEGLIQANGIANLFLINPNGIIFGRNASLDIGGSFVATTANAIRFDNQGFFSASTPNNPELLVVNPSALLFNQIAAAPIQNNSALSVNNNRSLLAVGGDVNVDGGSFNASGGRVELGGLAGEGTVVLNTNSDNFRLKFPENIARANVSLTNGAEINVASSGGGSIAINAQNIDVLGNSSLRAGISPLAGADDAQAGDVTLSAKGTLRIENSSIYNAVFGSGNGGSLLVDTGKLIIQDGVLATATISSGKAGDLVVKASDSIELTGSSSSNGTIDIDLDVPFNFLGFFTVNIPVSVPVPIGLFSASLDAQNLPNVSPFITPLLPIAGGNAGNLTIETGRLLVSNGAGVSVGSNTTGSTGNLTVKANDIELNNSWMYNVVFGSGNGGDLLVDTGKLIVEDGVIGTATFSGGDAGDLIVNASDSVELTGNPSSNATVAINIPGNISGSSDNFLVPIGLFSASLYPSNITQVPSFSLGDGNAGNLTINTGRLTVSNGAVVSAATATRGKGGDLTVKADLVELIGTSANDSPLSLFSITKKLPSALRNDTDGRGSGGNLTIDTRRLIVRDGAWVITGTGNKKPGGELAVTGGELLINATDSVELSGTSLDNIPSVLASGTQGPGNASKLVINTKKLMVSNGGIISAGTSSSGRGGDLLINATDSVELVGTSKQGLSASQIQDFIGFGGTFVSDLVENRPFPSGVISGTASTGDAGNLTIDTGRLLIQGGAQASVSTINGGNAGELNVRASSIELSGTSLESPKPSDIEGRSLLTTAVGEGSTGKGGDITVNTNSVTITDGAALTASTSGQGDAGDIALSANTLSVLNNGQLRTSTFGSGQAGDITLNIPEIQLSGSTSGVFAQTSSTGAAGKLTLQPLNAQTLRVNFSDQAQISASTSGSGNGGNLTLIAPESISLNGNGILAATSEGAASGRAGDVLLNTEKLTITNGMRVSAATNSTNPAANGGNLTVKAAQLDLTNGSSLEAGTTGTAPGGNLTIQPNDNGQTLAVNVTGGSTVSAASSGSGEGGTLSINAPESINITGKGSVISAETTGQGAGGDLTLTTGNLAVQDGGKITVSSTGSGPAGDLKLNANSIYLNNAAKITADTTGGGGNIFARSPLFLLRNQSSITTNAKGLGIPGGNIDLDAPNGFIVAVPEENSDISANSVDFRGGKVEISAQGIFGIERRNTPTPESDITATGASPQFNGSVELNTPGIDPNSGLVELPAIAVETEVAQVCDRPGYAQSSFTITGRGGLPPNPTKDVLPNGTVEVGWVALKPSSDSSNPPVTTNPVITTPERIVEANGWVVNAKGEVVLTANVPAESRSSWHKDVACSDYQAQK, from the coding sequence ATGTCTGCTAGTTGGCATTTAGGTTATTGGGGTAGAGTGCTGGGTATTGCGATGAGTGTCAGCGCTTTGTCTGGAAAATGTGCGATCGCTCAAATAACCCCGGATACCACTCTACCGATTAATTCCAACGTATCATCAGACGGTAACACCTTCAACATCACTGGTGGCACACAAGCAGGGACTAACTTATTCCACAGCTTTAAGGAATTCTCTGTCCCTGCTGGGAATACTGCTTTCTTCAACAACGGTACTGACATTCAGAACATTATTAGCAGAGTAACAGGTAGTTCAAGGTCTAACATTGAAGGGTTAATACAAGCTAATGGTATAGCTAACCTGTTTCTGATCAATCCCAACGGGATTATTTTTGGACGCAACGCTTCACTGGATATAGGTGGTTCTTTTGTAGCAACTACAGCTAATGCAATTAGGTTTGACAATCAAGGTTTTTTTAGTGCTTCTACTCCGAATAATCCTGAACTACTCGTAGTCAATCCTTCGGCTCTTTTATTCAATCAAATTGCTGCTGCGCCAATTCAAAACAACTCAGCTTTAAGTGTTAATAATAATCGTAGTTTGCTGGCAGTTGGAGGCGATGTCAACGTGGATGGTGGCTCATTCAATGCTTCTGGTGGACGAGTGGAGTTAGGAGGTTTAGCCGGAGAAGGGACAGTTGTTCTTAATACCAATAGCGACAATTTTAGGTTAAAATTTCCAGAGAATATAGCACGAGCAAATGTGTCGCTTACCAATGGCGCTGAAATTAATGTTGCTTCTAGTGGTGGCGGTAGTATTGCCATCAATGCCCAGAATATAGACGTTTTAGGAAATAGTAGCCTACGTGCGGGTATTAGCCCACTTGCAGGAGCCGATGACGCCCAAGCTGGAGATGTCACCCTCAGCGCCAAAGGAACACTGAGAATCGAAAATAGTTCTATCTACAACGCCGTTTTTGGTTCTGGAAATGGTGGTTCTTTACTTGTGGATACAGGTAAATTAATTATTCAAGATGGAGTACTAGCAACTGCTACTATTTCTAGTGGGAAAGCTGGGGATCTTGTTGTAAAAGCCTCTGACTCAATAGAACTAACTGGCAGTTCCTCATCAAACGGTACAATTGACATTGACTTAGATGTTCCTTTTAATTTTTTAGGCTTTTTTACTGTAAATATTCCTGTTTCTGTTCCTGTTCCTATTGGCTTGTTTTCCGCTTCCCTTGATGCCCAGAATCTTCCTAATGTTTCTCCTTTTATAACTCCTTTACTACCTATTGCAGGTGGAAATGCCGGAAACCTGACCATTGAAACTGGGCGATTACTTGTCTCTAATGGGGCAGGGGTATCAGTTGGTAGTAATACCACAGGAAGTACTGGAAATTTGACTGTGAAAGCAAATGACATAGAACTCAATAATAGCTGGATGTACAATGTCGTTTTTGGTTCCGGAAATGGTGGAGACTTGCTCGTGGATACAGGGAAGTTGATTGTTGAAGATGGAGTAATAGGGACTGCGACTTTTTCTGGTGGTGATGCTGGGGATTTGATTGTGAACGCTTCTGACTCAGTAGAATTAACTGGCAATCCCTCATCAAATGCCACGGTTGCTATTAATATTCCTGGAAATATCTCCGGCTCTTCTGATAATTTTCTTGTTCCTATTGGGTTATTTTCCGCTTCCCTTTATCCCAGTAATATTACCCAGGTTCCTAGTTTTTCTCTTGGAGATGGAAATGCTGGAAATTTAACTATTAATACTGGGCGCTTAACTGTCTCGAATGGGGCAGTTGTATCGGCAGCTACAGCAACCAGAGGAAAGGGAGGAGATTTAACCGTGAAGGCAGATTTGGTAGAACTCATTGGTACTTCAGCAAATGATTCTCCATTATCTCTGTTCAGTATCACCAAGAAGCTTCCTAGTGCATTGCGTAATGATACTGACGGTCGGGGATCTGGGGGCAACTTAACTATTGATACTAGACGCTTAATTGTCCGGGATGGTGCATGGGTGATAACTGGTACTGGTAACAAGAAACCAGGAGGGGAATTAGCTGTAACAGGAGGCGAATTGCTGATTAACGCCACTGATTCAGTAGAACTTAGTGGCACCTCATTAGATAATATTCCTAGCGTTTTGGCTTCTGGAACACAGGGGCCTGGAAATGCAAGCAAATTGGTTATTAATACTAAGAAGCTGATGGTCAGCAATGGAGGAATTATCTCGGCTGGTACTTCTAGCTCTGGACGGGGAGGCGACTTGCTCATTAACGCCACTGATTCAGTAGAACTTGTTGGCACTTCAAAACAAGGGTTATCCGCCTCTCAAATACAAGATTTTATTGGATTTGGTGGAACTTTCGTTTCTGACTTAGTAGAAAATCGTCCATTTCCGAGCGGTGTAATTTCTGGGACTGCAAGTACAGGAGATGCTGGAAACTTGACTATTGACACTGGACGGTTATTAATTCAGGGTGGAGCGCAAGCATCGGTTTCTACAATTAATGGCGGAAATGCGGGTGAGTTAAATGTTCGCGCCTCTTCTATAGAACTGAGTGGAACTTCGCTAGAAAGCCCTAAACCCAGCGACATTGAAGGTCGAAGCCTGTTGACAACTGCTGTCGGTGAAGGCTCAACTGGAAAGGGTGGCGATATAACAGTTAACACTAACTCTGTAACTATCACTGATGGTGCTGCACTAACAGCCAGTACATCTGGGCAGGGAGATGCAGGTGATATTGCTCTTAGCGCTAATACCTTAAGTGTTTTGAATAATGGGCAACTGCGTACATCTACCTTTGGTAGTGGACAAGCAGGTGACATCACACTAAATATTCCAGAAATACAGTTATCTGGTTCCACTAGTGGTGTTTTTGCTCAGACAAGCAGCACTGGCGCAGCTGGAAAACTGACGCTTCAACCTTTGAACGCACAAACCTTAAGGGTTAATTTCTCTGATCAAGCGCAGATATCAGCATCTACCTCTGGTAGTGGTAACGGAGGAAACCTCACACTTATTGCCCCTGAGTCAATTAGCCTCAATGGTAATGGTATCTTGGCGGCGACATCGGAAGGTGCTGCTAGTGGACGAGCCGGAGATGTGCTTCTTAACACTGAAAAACTCACCATCACCAATGGAATGCGCGTTTCAGCCGCTACTAATTCTACTAACCCCGCAGCTAATGGTGGTAATCTGACCGTAAAAGCTGCACAATTGGACTTGACAAACGGTAGCAGTTTAGAAGCTGGGACGACAGGAACTGCACCAGGCGGGAACTTGACAATCCAACCCAATGACAATGGGCAAACCTTAGCTGTAAATGTTACCGGAGGATCAACGGTATCGGCTGCTAGCTCTGGTAGTGGTGAGGGAGGAACCCTGAGTATCAATGCTCCTGAATCTATTAATATTACTGGTAAAGGCTCAGTGATTTCGGCTGAGACGACAGGACAAGGAGCAGGCGGTGACTTGACACTGACAACAGGAAACTTGGCAGTTCAAGATGGAGGGAAAATAACTGTAAGTAGTACAGGCTCAGGGCCTGCGGGTGATTTAAAACTTAACGCTAACTCGATATATCTCAACAACGCTGCCAAAATCACTGCTGACACTACAGGAGGCGGCGGAAATATCTTTGCGCGATCGCCTTTATTCTTACTACGCAATCAAAGTTCTATCACCACAAATGCCAAAGGTCTTGGTATTCCTGGCGGCAACATTGATCTTGATGCACCAAATGGCTTTATCGTTGCTGTTCCTGAAGAAAATAGTGATATTAGCGCCAATTCTGTTGACTTTCGTGGTGGAAAAGTTGAAATCAGCGCTCAAGGAATCTTTGGGATTGAGCGTCGGAATACACCAACACCAGAAAGCGACATCACTGCTACAGGGGCAAGTCCTCAATTCAACGGTTCAGTAGAACTTAATACACCTGGTATTGACCCCAATAGTGGCTTAGTTGAGCTACCCGCAATAGCTGTAGAAACTGAAGTAGCACAAGTCTGCGATCGCCCAGGTTATGCCCAAAGCAGCTTTACTATCACCGGAAGAGGCGGCTTACCTCCTAATCCCACTAAAGATGTTCTCCCGAATGGCACTGTAGAAGTCGGTTGGGTGGCGCTCAAACCTAGCAGTGATAGCAGCAATCCACCTGTTACTACTAATCCAGTTATTACCACACCAGAACGGATTGTAGAAGCAAATGGATGGGTGGTAAATGCAAAGGGAGAGGTGGTACTTACAGCTAATGTACCTGCCGAGAGTCGTAGTTCGTGGCACAAGGATGTAGCTTGCAGTGATTATCAAGCTCAGAAGTAA
- a CDS encoding WD40 repeat domain-containing protein — MICDADSFKLRDLHGNLLRTLIGHEAGVKTIAFSPDGYTLASGSADNKVILWDINHLNMDELLDSLMVSACNSAKDYLLNSQQVEESDRHLCDSITKETQ; from the coding sequence TTGATCTGCGACGCCGATAGCTTCAAACTCCGGGATTTGCATGGTAATCTACTCAGAACTCTGATAGGACATGAGGCTGGGGTTAAAACTATAGCTTTTAGCCCCGATGGCTACACTCTCGCGTCTGGTAGCGCAGACAATAAGGTTATCCTATGGGATATCAACCATTTAAATATGGATGAGCTTTTAGATAGCTTGATGGTAAGTGCTTGCAATTCGGCTAAAGATTATCTTCTTAATAGCCAACAGGTAGAAGAGAGCGATCGCCATCTGTGCGATAGTATTACTAAAGAAACCCAATGA
- a CDS encoding ABC transporter substrate-binding protein, translating into MLHRKPINKLQKFIQKQSYLHIGIFLATLLSIILFSWVALSQQPVTLNLLMTAPDAEPWRQGLIKDFEAENPGIRINLVEGPNATNLLEDLYTSSFILGESPYDLINMDVIWTSKFAAAGWLLPLDDRISKQDLGAFSSQDVEGGRYQDKLYRIPVRSDVGMLYYREDLIKQAGLQPPETFDDLIRISQVLQKKNQVKWGYVWQGRQYEGLVAMFAEVLDGFGGFWVNPDTLEVGLDRPETLRAIEFLRSTVRVGISPPGVTTYQEEDTRRLFQSGQVAFLRSWPYAWPLAQAENSPIRGKIAIKPMVHAPGQTGAACLGGWGLGISKTSKHPEEAWKAIQYFTSREAQRRFIFSAGYVPSRRDLFTDPEIVAKYPHYPQLLEVVDNAVLRPPIAQYAQTSDILQRYLSAALSGRMNSERAMQAAAAETRRLLGAGGQGAGGRGQGRQGDKGTR; encoded by the coding sequence ATGTTGCACCGAAAGCCAATAAACAAGTTACAAAAATTTATCCAAAAACAGAGTTATTTACATATAGGGATTTTCCTAGCAACTCTGTTAAGCATCATATTGTTCAGTTGGGTAGCACTCTCACAGCAACCAGTTACCCTAAATCTGTTAATGACTGCCCCTGATGCCGAACCTTGGAGACAGGGTTTGATTAAAGACTTCGAGGCTGAGAACCCAGGTATTCGCATTAACCTAGTTGAAGGGCCGAATGCCACAAATTTGCTCGAAGACCTCTATACTTCATCTTTTATCTTAGGTGAATCCCCTTATGACCTGATCAATATGGATGTGATCTGGACATCCAAGTTTGCTGCTGCTGGATGGTTGTTACCGCTAGACGATCGCATTTCTAAACAGGATCTGGGAGCATTTTCATCCCAAGATGTAGAAGGGGGACGTTACCAAGACAAGCTGTACCGCATTCCAGTACGTTCCGACGTGGGAATGCTCTACTACCGGGAAGACTTAATCAAACAAGCAGGATTGCAACCGCCAGAAACATTTGATGATTTGATCCGAATTTCTCAAGTGTTGCAGAAGAAAAACCAAGTGAAGTGGGGCTATGTTTGGCAGGGTCGGCAATATGAAGGACTTGTGGCGATGTTTGCAGAAGTTCTCGATGGCTTTGGTGGCTTCTGGGTTAATCCCGATACCCTCGAAGTTGGACTAGATCGACCAGAAACATTAAGAGCCATTGAGTTTCTGCGTAGTACCGTAAGGGTTGGCATTTCTCCTCCTGGAGTGACGACCTACCAGGAAGAAGATACCCGGCGCTTGTTTCAAAGTGGTCAAGTAGCGTTTTTACGCAGTTGGCCTTATGCGTGGCCTTTAGCCCAGGCAGAAAATTCGCCAATCCGAGGCAAAATAGCGATTAAACCGATGGTTCATGCTCCTGGGCAAACGGGAGCAGCTTGTCTTGGGGGCTGGGGTTTAGGGATTTCTAAAACCTCTAAACATCCCGAAGAGGCTTGGAAAGCAATTCAGTATTTTACCAGTAGAGAAGCACAGCGCCGATTTATTTTCAGCGCAGGCTATGTGCCAAGTCGCCGGGATTTGTTTACAGACCCAGAGATTGTTGCTAAATACCCGCACTATCCGCAATTATTGGAGGTCGTGGACAATGCAGTTTTACGTCCGCCGATCGCTCAATATGCTCAAACATCAGATATTTTGCAGCGTTATCTAAGCGCCGCGTTATCTGGTCGGATGAATTCGGAACGAGCAATGCAAGCTGCGGCGGCTGAAACGCGTCGATTGCTGGGGGCTGGGGGGCAGGGAGCAGGGGGCAGGGGGCAGGGGAGACAAGGGGACAAGGGGACAAGGTAA